The DNA sequence GAGTGGTGGCGGCTCCGGCGGTGAAGCAGCTGGCCGGCGAAGGAGACGATGGCAAAATACTATTTAGAGGCATTCTATACAACACCTTCAAACATTAATGGAGGCATTATTAGAAATGCCTCCAAAATCAAGCTATTCATATGAAACTACTAGCAATATAAAATCAACACAATCCATTCTTAACCAGATTGCATTAACACTAAGAGAGATAAAAAGCCCAACATGTCCCAATGAATACTATTCGAGAATGTACCAATTAACAACACAAATTAACACTATATACTccaaacatttttattttaatctTGCAGACATACATAGTTACATTTGTAACCAGATTGCATTGCTCCCTTTAAGAGAGATAAAAAGCCTAACATGTTCACATCACAAGTGTAAATACAACTGAATATATGTTGCCTCACTACCAGCCTTCCTAGTTCCTATTGTCCTCACTTGGCAATTGCTCCTGCTTAAACCAAACATGTCTCAATGAGTGAATGTATTTTCAGAAATGACTTCAAAAACCAGAAACTGAAACCAAACTGAATTTCATGATGTAGCTTACAGATCTACGGCATCCAAGACAGAAGGGGTATCATAGAACCATGATGCTTCGAGTATATAAATATTGTAAGAAATATTGAAAGGGTACATGAGAAAAGCCAGACACATAGCATGCATAAGAAAACACGGCTGAGGCAAACTAATCTAGCAGGTAAGTGATGGAAGTCTTATTTTCCATAAAATTTTAAGTTAGGTAGGTCGTAAGATATGTGAAATAGGGAGAAATAATATGCACCTAACAAAATATTTGCTGAATTGTGTATCAGGGGGCCTTGTGTTTCCACCTGTCCTGTACACATGCACGTCATATATAAACAATAGTATTTTTTTGCTTCCGAAACAAACGAAATGGCGTGATGCACGACATGCATTTGACAAACATGatcctttcaaaattcaaaataaatTTGAAGCTGACAACACGCACAGAAAAGAATAGATGCAGAGAGGATGAGGGGGGTGTACGTCTCAGAAAGTTGTTTGCCTCAAAAGCAAGATTATCCGGGATATGTCTTTGTTGTTCCCAACATTGGATATTGCAGCCACCTGTGAAATCCATCCAAGATTACCCGCTAACCAATGGAAGAATTTGCATCATGTAATTGATAAGCatgtaaaactaattgcatccATTCAGTTAATAACTCACCCCTTCATACTGACTCCAAGGATGCTTTGTTGGTGCCATCTCAAGAATGGTGCAGCGAAGACCTCAAATTTCTATTGAACACCTGTTACCATGGGTATTCATAATAACCTAAAAATTTTGACATGAAAAGGAAGAATTTAGCCTTTAGCTAATATGTTCACTTTGGGAGAAGCAAAGAATCAATGTATAATGCATTTTCCTTTTACTGTTTGCAGAACTGCATGTCATTCGTAGTGTCATTAATTATTAATGAAAGTTCACTTTTCTAACAGGGATATGAAAGGGGAAAACATACTTGTCGATCCTAATGGTGACATCAAGCTTGCTGATTTTGGTATGGCCAAGCATGTAACTTCTAAACTCTGTCGAGCATATCATAATTTTATAGTTGGCGGCCTACCTTTCTTATGTTATACTTTTAATCACTAAACTAGTTATTTATACAGATACGAGCATATACATCTATGAAATCCATCAAAGGGAGCCCTTACTGCACGGCACCAGAGGTGAGGCCACTCAAGTTGAAGCATGCCTATGCTCTGTCAAATGTGTTATACTACTGTAAAATTTGTAATGTAAAGGTATGCTGTCAAATGTGTATACTACTGTCAAATGTGTTATAGCAATCTGAATATACTACAGTTTAAATTTGTAATGTTAAGGTTGTGAACCTGCTCAATATAAACCAAAAGGATTAGCCCTTGCAGTGTTTGTCGACCTAGCTTGGATGTATATGTGGACTAATTAGAAGACTAAATTCTTCAGCAGGTGATTCAAGGACACAAGAGAAAAGGGGTATCACCTCACCGACTCGATAGATGGGGGACGAGTATATCAGTTGGCTAGCCGGTTGATGGTAGAGCCATGGAGGGGTTGGGCCAAAGTCTGAATGACAAGCAAATTCTTCCTGAATGTAAACTGCAGAGCTGCAGTACGGAATCAACAGAGCAGAGTTTGAGACGAAAAAAAGCAAAAACAATGGAGTCAAAATAGAGTGAGGTGGGGAGGCGGGTATCAACTCACCGACTGGATGGATCAAAGGGGGTGTCGGGGCGGTGCTGCTCCAGGCGTTACGAGCCACATGACAGCGCACTGAGACGACGGACGGTGCACTGGGATAGCGGAGGGTGCAGTGTGCCTCCAGGTGATATGGGGAGTAGATCTACACCTGTATCCCCGGACTCGAAGCCGGAACGTGTGGATTCGCGACCATGGTCAGGCGTAGCACCGTCCGACCTGATGCTAGGGCGGGTTTATCCATGCGCGGCCTGGCTAGATCTGGTGATTGGAGAAGGGCGAGCCTAGGGTGGTCAGAGACGGCCGAACACTTGGTCGCGGAGGCAATCAGATACAGCTGGGGAGGTGCGGGCAGGGCGGCCGGGGCGGCGCGCAGGCAGGGGCGGCCATGGAGGAGCGGGTGGGGGTGGCCGGGGGCGGGCTGAGAAGGGTCGTCTGTGGTCAGTTGTTTacggaggaagaagaggataAGGGTAGTTGATTTGGCTGAAGCATGGGACCCACATGTAAACTGACCGATTCTTCTGTACGTATATGTCACAGGACTACGATTGGTTTAGCTAAGAAGGCGTTTTTTTATCGGCCTTTGAAAATGTGCTTTCTAGTGGCATTTTTACAAAAATGCCTTTATGTATTAGGAAACTAAGGCGTTGTGAGAAAATGCCTTTAACAAAATGCCTTCTATTAACATACATGCTGTAGTGTTCATATCTATATACATCCtacattttaaattataaatcgTTTCATTTTTACTAAATACATATTCCCTTAATTAATTCCAAAAATAAAAATCAACTTCTGATTAAGAAGTCAATTTATTTTGGTACGGCAGGGGTAGTTTTTACAATATGTGCACGTAGCGTACTTATATTTGGTCTGGGTAAATATAATGGCTATCCACATTTTGATCGATAATTCACATTAATCTTCAAAAATCAAGAAGAGGCCAACGATTTAGTGAGGAATGTCCTCGCCACATCAACTAGCATATCTGCGCATGATGTACACAAAGCCACCACAATGGAGTTATGTGGCAACAATACCAATTAATTGAGAATTTTATATTAATGTTTCCAAGAGCGCTAAATGTGCAAAAGgtaattaatttcatgattctcTCCAACAGTTTCCTAAATGAACTTGTtatttcttgtttatttgaCAAAACTAGAAAATAGccactccaacagtttggtaaaTGGGTTGTCATCTTTTGGCAACTTGCCATCCAGCAGCACCGCGCGCCCATATTTGTCAACTTGTTATCCAGCAGATTAGTTGATTTGGTTGTTGGTTGTGGGTCTTTTTTTAAAGTTTATCAAGTCCAATTGGCAAACTGTTAGAGACAGAAGAAAATCTCACTTGTCATATGTTTTAGCAACTTGCTAAATCACAAGATTTGGCAAGTGAGCTTTACCAAACTGTTAGAGATGGAAACAAGGTGTATCGTTTTTTGTACTGTGTTCGAGATGCTTCAAAGCACTAGTTTATTACTATATCTACAAGGGATATACATATACTGCAGTAGCTTAAGCCTTGTttaatttctaaaaattttcaagattccctgacatatcaaggccttgtttagttcgcaaaaattttcaagattccccgtcacatcgaatctttggtcgtatgcataaagcattaaatatagacgaaaataaaaactaattgtacagcttacctgtaatttgtgagatgaatcttttaagtctagttactctatgattggacaatgtttgtaaaataaaaacgaaatactacagtagccaaaaacaaaaaaaatttgcgaactaaacaaggcccaaattttTGGACTTATGCATAGAGTACTAaacatagacgaaaataaaaactaattatacaatttgattgtaatttgcgagacgaatcatttaagcctagttagttcatgattgaacaataattgtcaaacacAAACAAACGTGCTACAGTAGGCAAAGCCAAAaattttcacgaactaaacaaggccaccacAGGTAATCCATTTTATTGCCAGGTGGAAGCCAGCGCACCTACACCAACCGAACCTTTGACAACCAAATAAAATTGTCCTTTTTTAAAGTTGTTAAAATATAAAATCGACCTCACCATCTAGAGATGgtcaaaaatatatatgtaacgTATAATTCAGAGTCTAGATGTGAGTTATGCTCTCGGGAAAATACTTTTTCAGCATCCGAAGTTTTGACCCATGTCAGAAGAAATTCTGAGAAacacaagaaagaaaaaaattgcTTCATTGCCCAGCGGCATCCCCATGTTGGAAGGTCCTATGTACGTTGAAAGATTCCAATTTGTACTTTTCCAGACTTGTGAAAAACTTGGAAAATGGAAGGGATCATTGCTAGGATATATATGACCAACCCCACCCTCTATATATACTCTATATTGTTTGTGCTAAAGCTGTGGTAATATTTAGGACAGCATAAATTAAACAATCAAAATGGTGTAAATGCATTGgtgatttttaaaaaaatcatcaatcacatattataatttaaaataaaaaatatgattGTGATGAAAATCTGATACCAAATAAAGATTACTTGCATGACAACAATGATATCATATTATAGTGGATAAACACAACCTTCCGGTTTTTACGTACAATAAAAATAGTTTGGAAACATCGAGAATTTACATGTGATAAAAATAGTTTGGAAACACCGAGAATTTACATGTGATAAAAATAGTTTGGAAACACCGAGAATTTACATGTGATAAATTTTTCTGTCATTATATTTTTGTGTGTTATTTTTTGACTCTACGCcgctagaaaaatatttttgtctgTATTCATATTTTTCTGTGCAGTAGTGACGGATTAGGTATTGCCGTATTGCGTTGTGATAGAGCACCGCAGCCTCCACCCCGCGGCATGGAAAATGCGGGTGCTAGTTCAATCTGGTTGTCCCTGTGTCTTGTCGCATGGACAGAATCATAGGTGTctcggtcttgtttagttcaccccaaaaaccaaaaaatttttaagattctccgtcacatcgaatcttgcggcacatacatcaagtattaaatatagacaaaaacaaaaactaattgcatagtttagctgtaaatcgcgagtcgaatcttttgatcctagttagtccatgattagataatatttgtcacaaacaaacgaaagtgctacagtagcgaaattcaaaaaaatttcacatctaaacaaggcccaagatgtTTGGTAGTATTTTCATGGGCCACTGTATCCTATTTTGATCGGAAATAAATAGGCCCATAGGGTAGTGCAAGCATTCCTCAGTAAATCAATGGCCAGCTATTTATCTGTTGACAGTTGACAGATTTTTTTTACTAAATCTGTCCGATTTCTATATATGTGATTGTGCTTTGGGATTTTTGCTCCAACTGTCAATTTACTGGATTTGTAAACTATTGGGTCATACTTATAAAAATATCTGACAGATTTAACCACATAAAATATGTCGACAGATCAATAGACACTCCCGTGATTTAATTTACACCATATATTTGGGTCTCCAAATCACACCATACCCAAAGTATTAGTAATGAACAGTAATATAACTAGATCTGCATATCCATGGAGATATCGAATATTTTGGCTCTCctcgtgtatatatatacatgtatatTATAACTATAGACATATATAGCAGTCCTCCAAAAGTCCAAACACAACCATGTCGTCGTTCAACAAGAATCTACTGACCTTGGCATTGCTCATCGTCGCCTCGCATCGTAAGTAGTCCCCACTAAGATATATTTCATCGTATAAACTTGTTGTGACCTggtgcatgcatatatatatgcttgcaGGCGCGACAGCAGACtgcgagacgacgacgacgggaaTCAAGTGCAGATTCAACGACGTGTGCGTGGACATGTGCCTGCAGCGGGCCGGCGGCTACACCGGCGGCTACTGCTCCACGGCCTTCCTCTATTGCGTGTGCACCAGGCCGTGCGCTGCGCAATCGGTGACTCCGGCGGAGAAGCCGCAGCTGGCCGGCAACGGAGACGGCGGCAGGACGATGGGAATGGCCAACTGATTATAGTACGTCGCGCCGGATTTTGGCTAGGTAATAGGAGGCATATCAAACCATGTAAAATCATGACTTTCGATCCACACCGATCTGCTCATGTCTAGCCAATCGCGTCGGAATAAAATTGATCGTTTTAATTTGGTGCAGAAGGAGTAGTTTTTACTAGCTATATACTAGCAAATAtatccgtgcgttgcaacgggagaaaaacatcaaatagctgtagaaagtgatgacataatgttacatatctatttatatttattctttTTATAACATTTAAaatccataatttattttattgataaccatgacatttatggtattagatagtcaatatttacaataatatatatcttgaagacatatttatttaatactaaaaatagaaattagtcaaaccttatcttactctaatattcactactacagaatgaggcattggtcgatgcccaaaatcgtCAAAAACCTCGGCtttttttgcggcccggggctaaaggcccctttaacaagggtcctgcccaacggctattgacaggtgctgtcggggcagggacgCTTTAGaaccggtttgtgttaccaaccggtgctaaagggtcccctttagcaccggccagtgccacgggccgaggcaaagcctttagcaccggtttgtaacacaaacaaaccggtgctaaagggtcgagcaccattgttgttcttggagcttcttcttgcttgttcttcatttgttcttcatctccgacgcccatcgttgatcttcttcgactccgccatcgtctcttcgtgtttggaggtgactaacttcagcctttcttgtctttttcatgttgtttttggtttgtgatgttcccatcatttttagctcaaatccactttgttattttgaatcattcacatgaattagtatccatatatatatatatatatatatatatatatatatatatcatggttgacctagtattaatgtagtttgcaagaatgaattatagtatctttttatgatcttagaaagtagaataattcaaattaattggtttgttaatatcacttgatttatttttattactacataatgtccattgtataatttagaagatttattgaagtaactagacaaataaaggatattattaggttcttctttaatcatacatgtttactagtaaatgtggaatttataattgtttaaaaattgagtatggatagtagatggcaaccgtgaccgggtcttcggtttctcaatgggttcaaaagcgataccggccgaaactccctctcattacttgtggcaagtgttggcagaagattgtgatggagtacaaagtgtcgaaagagggagtaaacaagggtcgtatattctacaagtgtccggatcgtaatatgagttatttctagacatttgcttatatatgtgcttatttttttaaatgatattaattaaacttttgattctctcttttaatttcagtgggacggtatcggcggatgtacaggttggtactgggaggaagaatacattaaacacattaagaaatcttttgcaccgacggatgtacaggttttagacattgggagaaaaaactttatgtatatatgtgtacaaattttgtacttataaaactatatataaagatttttatatatctatttaatttttgatgtggcctattcattttattataggcaaagcttaattagaaAGCTAAGCctctaattttcatttatatatgtttaatatgcgtgtaatataaatatgttattgtatcagcaaaaaatatgtattgaaaaacctattattattatataaaaacaataaacagaaccgaagaagtgaaccaaaaaaaagaaaccctttaacaccggttggtaataccaaccagtgttaaagggtcctgcaacgtggcaactctggcaggaccctttaacactggttggtattaccaaccgttgttaaagggggggctttagccccggttccccgaaccgggactaaagggtgggcctttagtcctagaagggcagcaccggctcggaaaccggggcaacaggcccttcccgaccggtgctaatgcctcaACATGCAGCAGtgattacctcttaatataccttagtattatattaaaacatgagaagtttgttgctagcattttttttatttagattagaattccaatgaaatatgatatattagTTAAATATATGTAGATTATGAACACATGGGCTTATAAAGTGTTCATATGatataacaacacatcgtgcaaagaTAGTGGAAGCATCCTCAAGTATAAATTTaagtaaattagtaaatcagtgagata is a window from the Sorghum bicolor cultivar BTx623 chromosome 5, Sorghum_bicolor_NCBIv3, whole genome shotgun sequence genome containing:
- the LOC110435525 gene encoding floral defensin-like protein 2; the encoded protein is MSSFNKNLLTLALLIVASHRATADCETTTTGIKCRFNDVCVDMCLQRAGGYTGGYCSTAFLYCVCTRPCAAQSVTPAEKPQLAGNGDGGRTMGMAN